Part of the Triticum urartu cultivar G1812 chromosome 2, Tu2.1, whole genome shotgun sequence genome, TGGGCGTTGCACAAAGAATTTTTGAACGTTATCGACAAGGCCAGGCCAACTCTTGTAAAGAGCGGTGAGGAGCGATGACAACACGGCTTCGGCGACTCGCTCTGACGTTGGTGGTCGTTCGGTGGTTCAAAGACTTCTATATAGAAGTAATTTTTATTATATATGAGATACTTTATACTTCTCGTGAACTTTATAATCCATTGGGTTCATTTacgcaaaagaaaagaaaaaggcaTGGGCACACCTTTCCAAGCTCTTGAAACCGTGAAAAGAAAGTAAAGTTTAGATCATGATCCAAAATGTTCCCAACTGACGAGTCATCATGGAAATAAACAGAAGACGATCCACGATCCACATGAAAAAACAACAAACACGAAGCTGCTAGAACGAATCTAAGCGTGACACGTGCAACACTTTTACTCCCCTCCCACCAATCTGCCAATCAGGCCGTCCTTCCACGACAATCTCAAAAGCCGAATCCTCCCAACACGACGCCGTCGCCTCCGCCCCACCCTCCAAACCCGGCGCTTTCCACAACACTTCACATGGGCGCAAACGCCCGGCCTCGTCAGCCCAACGCTACGCCGACAGGCCACCACTCGCTCCACGTACCCCCCTCCACTACGTCCCGATCTCTTTTGCACCCGAACAGACTCCGAGTCTGGATCATGGTGCGTCAGAAATGAAAGCGCGCTCAAAAGCGAGGTCGACGGTGCCATGACGAGGCCCCTGCGCACATGCGGCGGGATCTGCAAGATTATCCAATTAGCTCCGTCGCCTTTTAGCTTGTGTATATAAGCGCCCTGTATGCTGTTCTTTAGGTTTATCTGCACACCGCTGAATGCTGATCGGCTGACATCGAGTTCTTGAGGATACACTGCTATTAGCTAACTAGAATACGATGGGTGATCTGCAGATCGTGCTGGCAGGGGGGACGATCGAGGCGCAGCACGTGGAGATGAAGGTGCCGCTCTACTCCTACGGCTGcgagaagaagatcaagaaggCGCTGTCGAATCTGAAAGGTACGCATCATGTCATAGGACATTTCTACGGGAAACCGCCTGAGCAATGGGTACGTTAGGGCGGCCATGCATGAATGCTAAGCTTGCTGCTACTTGCAGGGATTCACTCGGTTCAGGTGGATTACCACCAGCAGAAGGTGACGGTGTGGGGGATCTGCAACCGGAACGACGTGCTGGCGGCCGTCCGGCGGAAGCGGCGAGCGGCGCGGTTCTGGGGCGCGGACCAGCCGGATCTGGGCGAGGACGCTAGGCAGGGGGACGCCTCCAAGCACTACCTTCGAGCGTTCGCCGCGTACAGGAGTAGGAAGTCGTGGAAGAAGCTCTTCCCCATGATCCGGCTGTAACAGCAGTAGGCCGCGAGTGCGATGTTTTGTCTCAGTGCCTGCTGGCTGCTGCATGCATGGCCGCGTGCGTGTTGCACTGCAGTAATGGCCGGGAGTTGCTGGTAGTTTGGTACAGTAGCGCATGATGTTACATATCGAATAAATGTGCTCTGTCCTTGCCTTTTGGAATCGGCAGATTGCTCGGTAATCTGTAGGTTGGCAAATCCTTGCGATGCTGGAACTTTTTTTTTAAGAAAAACTTTTAATCTATTCATCGTATCATGGCAGTATAAAGAACACATAAATGATAAAAACTACATACATGCTCTTAGACTACTTAGCAAAGGTTTTAAAATATTAAAAGTTTAAAACTGTATTCCGCATCGACGCATGGATTAATCAAATTAGTATACGTACAGATCTGCGAACTGAGAGTATCTCAGATGGTTAAGTTCATTGTGGTGGAACCAACCCACAGGGTTTGTCCTAGACACTGATGGTcgcatttttttgaatttatttcaGTCCTATTGGTGATGTGCATTTAGTGAGAGGAGACGTTTCTGTCAACTACAAAGGCGTTCATGACCATTTCGCCAATCTCAAGATGTTGTGCCGGCTCAATATCTTGAAAGTGCTCATAAAGATAGGGTGCGCTTGCGTGCATGGGTTCATAGGGTTAAGTGTATGTGTGTTTAGGTGAGCATCTGCGTTTGTACTCTGTTAAAAAAAGGTACTCCCTCCTACAGGCACAACTCTGGATGGGCCAGATCAAGAAATTCCTCTAAAATTTCGTCCTCAGGCTCAAAGTTAGCTCTACTCTCCACTGAATTTTTGTTGGGCTGGGCGGGCCATAGCCTAGTTTGGCCCAGCTGTAGCTCTGCCACtgctccctccgtcccataatataaaaaTGAGCTTGAAAAACGTTTTTATATTATGGGACAAAGGAAGTACCTCAGATCTCACCGCCGATCATTTGATCAAGACATCAAGTTCATAAATCAATCGTTCATGGCCCGATCCTATTCTCTATGCACCACGAGGTATTGAAAACAATTGTGTAACCTTGACGCAAGCGGTCGAGCGCATGCACTATATGGGTCGGCCCATTTTGGTTTTTCACACACGGTTTTGAAAACGTTATATAACCTTCCTTGAacccttttttctttttttccttttcttttttattttcttaaATTCATGTTTTCTTCTGCATATGTGACCCTTTTTCAAATCAGAAATTGTGTTTAAAAACTGCAATTgatttttcaaatttgtgaattTTTATGTGAGATTTTTTTAAAAATACTGAACAATTTATCAAATACGCAAATAATTTCCAAATTTATGATATATTTGGCAATACGTGAATAGATTTTGAAATATAGGAAATTTTCAAATTTATCAACTTTTTGAAATCCAAGAAACATTTCTAAATTTCGAAACATTTTTTGAAGTGCAAGAACATAGTTCAAAATCacgaacattttttcaaatatgGGAACATTTTTTTCCAATTCATTAACTGTTTTCTTGAATAtctggaaaaaataaaaatacaGAAACTATTTGAAAATtcatgaacatattttgaaaTCTGGGATCATTTTTTGAGTTCCTGAATATTTTTGTAATATAGGTACAaatttcaaattcatgaacattttaaatccattttttttcaaattcatggtCATTTTTTAAATCGGTACATTTTTTAATATAGGTACAaatttcaaattcatgaacattttaaatccatttttttcaaattcatggtCATTTTTTAAATCGGTACATTTtttaaatgcatgaacattttttgaaataaGATAGCAATTTTAAAATTCAGGAGCATTTTGAAATCTTAGAACCATTTTAGAAAATTTTGAACACTTTTTGGATTTCGAAGCATTCTTTGAAATCCAAATATTTCTCAAATTTATGATATTTCTTTAAATCTGGAACACTTTCTCGAATTTATAAAAAAATTAAGAACATCTTTCAAGTTAAAAAACCAAAAAGAGGAAGAAAACAGTGGCACCCGCCCGACCAGCACATGGCATGTGTGTTTGTGACCATCCCGGTTTAGGTGGTCGGCTGAAGCATACGGGAGACCATCATTTGCCTTAAGTGCCGTTAGAGTGCATTTTGCGACTTGGCGCACGCCGCGCCCCCTCCGCTCCGGGCTGACACATTTACttttttttttcctgttttaaACCCCAAAACAGTGTGCACAATGTGATTTGAACCGCGCTCCTCCCGGTTTAGTATCGAACACAATAACCAGATGGGTCACCAGACCTGTTGTGCGAGTTTCCTTTTCTTATTTCTTAAAATGCAACGGTGGAAAAACACAGTTGTTTCCTGTtttttctcttcctttttctttttgtATTTTTACTTTCTTAAATGCGTGAACATTTACAAATTCTTGCTTTTTTaaaaaattgatgaactttttttccaAATCCATGAAGTTTTCATTTTTGTGATTTTTTCCCAGAGTGATGAATTtcttttcaaaatcgatgaacttttttcaagttTGTTAATTTTTCTTCAAAATGATTAACTCTTTCTCAAAATCAATGAAAAAATTCCAATTTTGTGGACTCTATTTTTTGGACCTTTTTCCATTttatgaactttttcaaatttgtAATGCTTTTTCAAAACTTGCAAACTTTTTCTCAAATGGGTGAACTTTTTTATAAAACCTGTAAGCCTTTTCTTATTTCACAATTTTTTTCAAAGTATTTTCTAGCAGATTAACAacatgaaaaataaaaaaacactAGCGAACGGCCAGGAGAGCGAAGCGAGTGGCACATCACCTGCAGCGAGCAAAGGGCAAGGAGCGAATTCGCGTTGCTGGTCCGCGACCCGCTTGGGAATGCGTGAGTGCTAGCTCTCCTTTCCGGCGCTGAAGGGGAGGAATAGGAGCCCTCTCATTTGGAAACCCACAGCCGGCAACAAATACCCTAAAAAAATACCAATTCCTAGGGGGGGCACTTTCGGAACCTTCAACCCATTGTGTTGAAGGCTTGGTTAACTTCGAAGTTGAAACTCTTTTCGCCTAGCTTGTCATGTCGGATAATTAACCACCTTGCACAACACGGATGGACAGCCACTTTCTTGATCTCATATGCTCCCATGGTACGGAGTCACCTAGGCTATTAGATTTGAGATCCAATGCGCATTTGGAGAGATTTGGGACATGCATGTATTAGGTGACTCCAAGAGGTTTTGCGGGAGCACTGTAGGAGACCATTGGATCTCAGATTTGATGGCTCGGATGCTCTCGTATCATGAGATCATACTAGCTTCGGGAACATCTCATATGCACTCTTTGCCCTCTTTGCAAGTAGCCTTCGTAGCTCGTCGCCTTTTTCAGTACGGATACTTCATATGAATCTTGTTGTGGTTGCAGAACGATATAAATGGAGACGGGCCAAAGCAGGCAGTTCGCTATGAAGTGATGTGGGATACCCGTGAAGGattaaaaccaagcattgatgtTGCATGGAAGTTGAACAACCATGAATCGATGGTGCATGATGTTCGGTCCCAGATGGCTGGACTAGCTTCTGATCTTTGATGTCGGAGTGGAGAGTCTTTCGTCAATGTTAGAAAGGACATCAAGAATTTTAGAAGGGATTTTGAATTTCAAAAAGGCTGGTGACGCGGACGGTATGCGGTGGCGGTGACGAGAATAGTGGTAGggccatgatacgtctccaatgtatctataatttatgaagtattcatgatGTTATTaacattcttggatgttttacaatcattttatagcaaatctttgtcattttttgggactaacctattgacccagtgcccagtgccagttgctgttttttgcttgttttttacatcataggaaatcaatatcaaacggggtccaaacatcgcgaaactttttgtggattttttatggactagaagacATACAGTGGgtcagagcagcacctgggggtgccccgagggggcacaacccaccagggcgcgcctgggggcccaggcacgcccaagtgggttgtgcccacctcggtggcctcccgcaccccctcttcgccctataaattgcCAAATTTTCCAAAACCCTCaagggttaacctagatcagaagttccgccgccgcaaggctctgtagccaccgaaaaccaatctagatcctattccggcaccctgccagaggcgggaatcatcaccggtggtcatattcatcatcccggcggccaccacgatgaggagggagtagtccaccctcggggttgagggtttatactagtagctatgtgtttaatctctctctctctccctctctctctctctcgtgttcttgagatgtcatgatcttgatgtatcgcgggctttgttaatatagtcggatcatatggtgttttcccctctctatcttgttgtcatgaattgagttttccctttgagatttcgttgttatcgaattgaatacttttatggatttgagagcacttgatatataccttgcatatgaatactcgtggtgacaatggggtatcgtattgattcacttgatatatgttttggcactcaactcgcggattcctgaggtgacatCGGGGTAATCTATGAATAGGGGTCGATGCATGTTCTTGTATTTGTTTCTCTGGTAAAATCTTGgagcactctttgaggttcttagtgttggattgagtatcatgaatctgaaattatttggtgttattttagtacaaactcttggatagatcgatcggaaagaatagcttcgaggtggtttcgtaccctacaaacgttttcttcttatgttctctgcCAGATAGGAACTtcggagtgattcttcatcgcactttgaggggtggttatatgatccaattatattagcattgttgagatattgcactagcgaaagtacagaccctaggcttcattttcaagcattgcaataccgtttttgtgcccatttactatgtgctaccttgctgttttatttatccagattataaaaatatatatatatatatataccatcaatattacacatTTATCActatctcttcaccgaactagtgcacctatacaatttgccattgtattgggtgtgctggggacacaagagatttcttatATTTGATtacagggttgtttgagagagaccatcttcatcctacgcctcccatggattgataagccttaggtcatccacttgagggaaaatcgctactgtcctacaaaactctgcgcttcgAGGCCCAACACATGtatacaagaataaagttgcgtagtagacatcagaccACGAAGGGGTGGCTCCGCAACATGAGCATGTGCATTCCATGGGAGAATGGCGTGCCTTTGAGAAGCTGCTCCAGCACCTCCACAACCAGCATCGCGTAGTCCTCCAATAGCTCCGCCACGGTCCCCACCAGGATAATCGCCGACGAAGGTTCGCCTTGACCTTCACTTCATGGTTGAAAAGGAATGGGTTTTTGCTAGATCGGTTATTGTTCATACAAGTTGGAGCCCTTGTTTAGAAATACGGATGGGTGCATTGCCCTTGATGACAGTAAGATTCACTACTTTTGACTTTTCAAATTTGTTTAGCATATCATCCATCTTATCACCATCCTCTATATTGCCCAAACCAGCCACACTCGAACCCTCATACTTAACATAATAATACATGTAGTTAGCCACCCCATACCCCTTTGTTCGTATTAGTGCTATCAAATTGTAACGAGTGATGTCTGACATGCACATGGATCTCTCAAGATTGTCTCTATCATGGAAACGAAACCTAACTTACCAAACCACACTATATGTGGCTTCCTATGGGTCAGACACAAAGATGCGCGTGCTGACAGTTACCGGGTCAACTATGCTCGAATTTTTCGCCCTACTTTCCTCGAAATACAGGACTTGCAGTCGCCAGTGTTGCAGTGTGCACCCATTGGATTTGGCTCCTCCACATGGATCCTTCCCGCTCCTGGAGCCACGTACACCTTCCCTCCGACCCGGTCGCTATCCAAATCTTCTGAGAATCGACCTACTTGACACTGCAAGATGGGAACTATCATTTTTGGATAGATCCTTGGATCAATGGTGTGTCAATCGTGGAGCTGGCACCTCCTATGTTCGACCATGTGCCCGTTTAAtattttctaccttgctgtttttatttattcagattataaaaatatatttctaccatccatattacacttttatcaccatctctttgccgaactagtgcacctatacaatttgccattgtattgggtgtgttggggacacaagagatttcttgtttttgattgcaaggttgtttgagagagaccatcttcatcctacgccccccacggattgataaaccttaggtcatccacttgagggaaaattgctactgtcctataaaactctgtgcttggaggcccaacgcgtgtctacaagaataaagttgcgtagtagacatcaagctcttttctggcgccgttgccggggggTAGGTAAGTGGCACTCACATCCCGCCAACCAAGCTCTTTTCTCgagccattgccggggaggtgagtgcatgaaggtatatctttagatcttgcgaTCGAAttttttagtttcttgttttatcactagtttggtttataaaaagaaaactaccaaaaaatggaatttaggttgcatcatattattcatattTATAATGTATTTCATGGAAATGATGGAAaagattccgataattgtgctcaattgctagaaaaagaattcaacaaaatttaTGGCGTAAAAATGTTGGATGATGGGCATGATTGCAATATTGCTAgtttgaattctttgaatatccatgatgctaatgatatgcaaagccataagcttggggatgctatgtttgatgaatatgatatttttagtcccccaagatttgatgtgtAAATTTTTTATattgattgcatgcctcctatttatgatgattataatgatgaaagtggatttggagaggtcatgaatttatttagtgatgaatccaccattttggatgaggcgtcaattgactatgataacaaagttgctatctatgatgattatggtgatgacaaaTATGCCATATtaaataatgataaccatgaaacttgtcatcatgattttagttttcaatctcatgatagttattttgttgagtttgctcccaccaCCATTATGGATGAGAAgaaattttcttatgtggagagtaataaattttttatgcatgtggatcatgaaaagattTCTTTATGGGacagctatattgttgaattcattcatgatgctaccgaaaattattatgagagaggaacatatgcttctacatattgcgataatatcaagtttcctctctatgtgttgaaatctttgaagttatgcttgttttgccttcctatgctagttgattcttgttcccataagttgtttgctcacaaaatccctatgcataggaagtgggttaggcttaaatgttcttgtcatgtgattcatgatgctctctttatgtttcaattcttatcttttatgtgagtatcattgaaatcatcatggcaagataaaaggcattaaagaaaatcGCTTGTTGgaagacaacccaacacttttacctactgtttttatattttcacatgattaggctactgtagtaatcatgttttattgctttcgtttcaacaaagtgccaagtaagacctttgggatggtctatggtgatagttgatttgatcttgttgaaaaacaaaaacttttgcgctcaggaaaataattatcatttttaacagaagctctattactgattctttttgcagaagattaatagacaaatttcccaggttttcctaattgttcagaatttttggagtagcagaagtatagttgaagtacagattactacagactgttctatttttgacacattctgttttcaatgcatagtttgcttgttttctagtttctatggcttatattgctcaatataaattgtggaaatgatatgctacagtaggtgttgtgtgagaacaattatgaatcttgtctttgacagtaccaaagtgaaatgatttgctctttatcatattaacctatctcatgaagttccgttaagttttctgtgattgaagttttcaagttttgggtgaggcatcgatatgaggagaataaggagtgaccataccctaagcttgggtatgcccaaggcatcccaagttaatattcaaggaggatccaagcaactaagcttggggataccccggaaggcatcccctctttcgtctccaacattaccggtaacctcacttggagctatatttttattcgtcacatgatatgagttttgcttggagcatcaatttattttgttaaggTTTGCTTTAttttatttagaataatgtttttcatattttatttcaataaaaatgtcaagtatagcctttgccatgcttattttgcaagtctacatgttgctgttttaAAATAGAAAGTTTatcgctgttgcaaaaattccctagaaaagtcagaatgtgataaaatgttgaaactttttgcaaaataagctctgataaattttaaatagtttggTAAATATTTATAATATTTTAAGTTtaataagtattgatactcttgcattctttacagactgtactattttggcagattgctgttatgtttgcattgtttgcatatgtttgcttgtttaatcattctatttgaggataggagtattaaatatgcagggGAATTTGGTAtacaatgttgaataataattttagtgattttctacagtagagaatgataaggtttttgcattggtttatactaacttatctcacgagttcttgttgagttttgtgtgatgatttttttaagatttagggaaaccatgatataaaaggaattaaggagacacaaaagatcaagcttggggatgccgaaggcaccccaagataatatttcaagaagtctcaagcatctaagcttggggatgccccgataggcatcccacctttcttcttcaacaattatcggttagtatcggttgagcctaagttttttcTTCCTCACATGATGTatgctattcttggaatgtcattttgttttgcttgatgttttaataaaatacttagatctgaaagtttttaaataagatagagtcctcaaatagctacccatttacataactactcgcttgatcttcacttatatctttttggagtagcttgtcatttactcttatGGTTCacatgagtaaattgttgaatgaattgaatatcatgaagttgaaaatatatcatgcctagtagtagcttcacattgggtttagaaagtgaaatcttttgaagcttgacaatcacaatattggtcatacaagcaattcatgagTAATTAATATAAgaaagagaactttcacatgcaaatacactatcttggaaatcttttgtgattgtgagccccatcaaaatattatatgccaaaattgttgacgttggacaaggaagacaacgtaatggtttatgtttgttcatattcacatagaagttatatcttcatagatccttcaacatgtattgcttgccccccatccttactagccaaaaattctgcaccaagtagagatactacctG contains:
- the LOC125533806 gene encoding heavy metal-associated isoprenylated plant protein 28, which produces MGDLQIVLAGGTIEAQHVEMKVPLYSYGCEKKIKKALSNLKGIHSVQVDYHQQKVTVWGICNRNDVLAAVRRKRRAARFWGADQPDLGEDARQGDASKHYLRAFAAYRSRKSWKKLFPMIRL